The genome window tgaaactgcaattttaaactgcattaaaactgttaagtgttggggtccattaaaatgagaaaaatcctggaatgttttcctcaaaaaacataatttcttctcgactgaacaaagaaagacatcaacattttggatgacatggtggtgagtaaattatctgaattttttttttttttataaaatggacTAATCGTTTAAAGATTGCTTTTAATGCCCCCTCAGGTTAGATTCAAATACTGTACAAATTCTCAATCAGGACAATAATTTTGGCtagtgcacacacatacattataTAAAACACATATAAAATAAGAGGTTTGCTATGATAACATGACTGATTAAGAGATTTAGGTCACACAGGGGACTACTTTGGGGGGGGGTTAGatgaatccaggactaggccttagttatattaggacatttaagtagtttttacaaaccccacaaaaaacattacaggtgtgcatcttgagacaaaacaacagcatatatgttaagatacgtCAATGCAAAGTGTTTTtgaatgaaggcagctcaaatatgcattttaatctgggactaggataaaccctgtatGGGTAACCGCCCATATAAGTCACAAGGCGGTTACACATTGGTGTCTTTGATTCATTAGGTTCATGACAGTTGAATCTAATAATAGCATGTATATATGCTCTGACAAACACTTCTGTCAGTTTGGAAATTAATTTTGCTTGGTGATGAGAAAATGACATCTTATCACCAAATTCCAAGTATATGtgtgtttattatatttatgtaatttgtGACATAAACAGCAATTTAAAATTGGTTGCTATAAAAAACCCAAACCAAACCTCATTACTTTGTGATTATACTTGGTCAGCTGTGTTATCATAGCAGTTAGACATGTATACAAAGGCACAGAGCCATAAATCCCAATGAATTTTATGCAACAACCTTTGTAAAGCAACAGAGCAGCCAAGTGTATTTAACAGTACATTTTAGGTGATATAAAAAAttgattacattttaaaagccaatttttttgaTCGTGCAGTAGGCCACATCCAAAAACATGTCCTATTCTGCTTTGCTAATGTTTGATTACTCAAGCAACAGATGTACCAGACAGCCAATGACAGACTATTAAATGTGGTTGAGTAACCACACCCACAACCTCCCTGAGGGAAGCTTCTCCTTTTAACAATGTAGATGCGCCCTTTTCCGGACTCCATGCATATTCACGCATCATCACATGGTCTGCCCATTCTCTTCTTCTCCCCCATTGTTCTTGCATCTGCCGGGAGTAATTGTATTGGCCCCGAGCACAAAAGAGCAGAGGGAAGATACTCTGGTTGAATTGGTAACCGCTAACACTTGTAGACCATCTCTAGGGTGCGCTAAATGTGAAGATTTGCATTGTGAGATAAACAAGTACTTGCTTTTAGGAAATCCTGAATGCAACACGACCGACGTATACATAAGAAAGGTCAACAACGGCTGAAAGAAAAGATTCAAGAATACTGAATGTCTATATTtcaatttattgtatttttttttctcctgaaaaatattttaatgcaaataaCAAAAGGACGTGGTTGCCTGAAGTAGccaaaaaaaagtcaaattaacATCTTCAATTccattttataaataacaaaCAGTAATAATAATGAACAGCAATGAAATCTTTCATCCGCATGTCATCCTGAAATCAACATTACACAAATACTAACCGCACACAAGTCTATAAAACGACGCTGTGCACTTCAATGGAACAAAAAGTATGGCGGAAAAACGAAATCTGCAACGCGACGTCTTAAATAATTTACGAAAAACAAAGCAGCTACATTAACTTAAGGGGTAGTATAACCTTTTTCTCTGTGTACACACAGTGCACTAAATTTACCAGTGACATACACGTAGATTACTACTTCCATGCGAATTGGTTAAGCAATTGTAAACCACAAAATCGATCGTTGTATCAGAAGCGTTTGATGAAACCTTAAGGCTCGTGTTAGGGTGCGGAAAGCAAATCCGAACGCATTAAAAGTGAATCTGAAATCGCACCGACAGGATACGGCACAAACTGGGCGAGAATATTGCAAAAACGATCCAACGGTAACGTTTCATTGCAGTATAAGGCAATACCCTGAGTAACAAATGTTTTAAGAGGGGGACAGAACAGTTGGCATAGTAATAAGGCAAAAACTAATCATTCATCCTGAGATAACACCAAGATAATGTCAAGCTATCTTTTAAGTTAtccagtcagttacagtagTAGTGTCTCTCTGCTACAAGTCCTCCAGCTGATGTCATCCAAGCCGTTTACAAGTTAGAGTTGGTGACACCCGCTCCGTGGCACTCGATAATGTAGGTAGCGTTGTTGGCTTGCTCATCTTCCGCCTTGCGTACAACAAATTTcgcctttaaaaacaaacaaaaggtATAAATTGAGTGCCTGATGCAATATCTAGATCTACAGGGTTCCCACTCAAAGCCAAATTCCCTGATTTTTACTGactaaaaagctaaattttcATGACATGTCTGAGATGCAGTCAGCCTTATAATGCCAATAAATGGCTGTTTAGCTGCTATTATCACTTGAAATCAGTGGACGCTTGGACCCGGAAATGGTATTCCTTATGTtacaacttaaagggacactccactttcctagaaaatatgctcattttccagctcctctagagttaaacttttgatttaaaccggtttggaatccattcagctgatctccgggtctggcgctaccatttttagcatagcttagcaaaacccattgaatctgattagaccattagcatcgcgctaaaaaataaccaaataatcagtgactttgctgctgtaccatggctgcaggaggcgtagtgatattacgcaccgcccgaaaatagtcccctgccattgaaaattactaaggggactattttcggctgctgcataatatcattgcgcctcctgcagccacgttacagctgcaaagtccttgattattacgctagaatgagagtatagttcctagccatatctgcctagaaaatcacaacttttaattttctttcggtcttaatacacgatgtaactacagaagagtcaagttttaaataggaaaaatattgaaactctttggttattttttagggtgatgctaatggtctaatcagattcaatggattatgctaagctatgctaaaagcggTAGCGCCAGACcaagagatcagctgaatggattccaaaacggttaAAATCAAATGTTGTACTCTAgagaagctggaaaatgagtatatttaaaaaaaaaagtggaatgtccctttaacaagtggagtacattttgataaatgcaaactAAATCCCTGGTATTCCATGACTtggacaaaaaaattataaaattccCTCACTTTCAATGTTTGTAATAGGCCTTTCAAAATTCCctgatattccagaaattccaaGCCTTGTGGGAACCCTTGATGTACATAGAGGCCAGACTTACGTTAGTGAGCTGCTCGGCTACGTGGATAGCCGTCTGTGTGTGAAGAGTGATCGGGCCCGTCCGGATTCTGGATGTGCCGTTTGCCAGGGCCATGAAAATAATAAGCTGGAAAAAGAAACGTATAATTTACTCTCCGTGGAAGCGAATTAAGCATGCATTTCATTGTGTTAACATTGTCGAGCGCATTCCTGACCTGGTCTTGCAAAAACTCGTCCACACAACCATTGTGTCTGATGTTCCTTAGCAACATCTCTGCAGCCTCGATGCCAACTTTGTCCGCGTACACACCtgataatgtaaataaaatgatCACTTTCAGTTAATTTGTTCAATTTTTACAAatgacaaaaagaaaacaaaagcaTGCACATTGACCTCACATGGGTGCTCGACTAAAAATCATACTGGAAAACTTTAAGTCAAGTCATTTAAATACTAcattttggatatttttggAGCTTTGGTGTGTCGACTTCACTTGTACATTTCCAATTTTAACAATAAACCATCTCATTCATCTAAAATCCAACTAGCAGGGCATGTTTAATATTATGGGCGCAAGAACGTTCCCTGACCTTCTGTACGACATAACCTCAATCACAAACAAACAGGCTTCTCTTTGTGATGTATCGCCCTCTAGTGGCAAAACTAGAACACTGAATTAATTGTTCTGTTACATCTGCTGCCAAAGCTCTGAGCTAGACAACTCTTACCCTTTTTGCCAAGTGATGACCCTGCAAATATGCAGCCGGTGGACGATTCTGCGATTATTCTGCCAGGagacaaaaacaacatattagCACGAATTAAAGTACCTCAAAAAGAGACCATGGTTGAGACCATGTACTCACATAATGCCATTGCCGTTGCCACATGCCTTGTCCTTCTCTTGCAAAGACTGAATGTTGACGTACAGGTCCTTAATCTCTTTTCTGATAGTACGTGTCGCTGCCGTGGACATGTCCTTCGCCAGCTAAACAAATCAATTTAAGTTTATGGGTGCTCAAATCAGCAATTTCGATAAAAACAGAAATGTCTTTGTTCCAGAGCTTTTTTCAGGGTCAGTTATGAATATAAGAGATAGCAAAAATAGTTATCACGTACCTTGAATGGCAAAACTCCAGCCACGAATGCCCTGCCGTAGATTTTGGTGATGGTTCCTCTTTCGGTCATGTTTATAGGACTGAGTTCCTTGACAGGGTTCACCTTGACCACAACCTCTCCACCTCCTTTAGGATAGTAACctctgtttttaaaaataaatacattttcgatttagtttttaaaaaaatctgactttttccatgtttaaatgctactttttccatgtttaaatgctataattgggtccccagtgcttctatcaacaaagaaaatgtgaaaaagaccaacccagtaacttagttttggtaaacaattctctgcaagcatgtgaaaaaataggtatttgaaatttagctccccttgtgatgtcagaaggggatataaTACCGGCCCTTAATCTGTGCTATTCAACCACAGCACtactatttagtgcagagactcatttgcatttaaaaggacacacccataaATTGCTCACCCCTACAAAgaggcaattttaacatgttattataaattatctatatggtattttgagctaaaacttagcAGGCgcattctggggacaccaaagatttatttaacattttaagtcCTGTTCTGGTTTACCTCATTCTTAAATCGCAGTCAAACTGAACCCCAAATCTCTCTGCTATCGGTTTAAAGACCTAAAAGAAATTCAAACAGATCTCATTGGATGATGCAAAAACGAAGATAATAATTAAATGGTCAAGCTTGTAAGTCTGATTCTGCCCAGGGTTTCTTCCTACCTTTATTGTGTAATCGATCTGAGGTGCCATTTCAGCATTGGTTCCTCCTTTTAAGCACAACTCAGATGGACCCTGAGCAAACAAGGCACAGGGCAGAGATATCTGCATCAGCAGCCCAACACTTCTACATGGACAAAAAATAAAGGTTTGAAGATGTCTGTTTTTGTGAAGAATCACGTGCGCCTCTAAATGTAACTTTGTTGATTTAAGAtcagtagctgcgtttccatttgcgcaaaactttagccatattttctaaatgtcgaaaAAAAACTATTGCGAAATGACGACATTTCCATTAACCGATGATATGCGACTGAAACATAGTTTTTCCTCTCGCGTTAAGTCATTCCAAACATCATGTTGACTGATGTTGGTAGattaaagggctcgttatagttgcgcgtaggtcctacggcgtagccgcgacatCGTAGGTTCtgtgtcggttttcatttataccgctggtaggcagtatccacgcgtgtaaccacagtagcagcacgaCCGTCAAAGAAGcagcagcttggcaagttaacccaaaaacaaaaaagaaacagcagcttgttgtgtcttatttgagaagaccagcaatgatggaagaaattaacagcgacttttgttgcagtttgagttaaatcctCAACTtagctcatctttgttttcacagtCGCAAACgtaaatacctatgacgcagtttttttacctgacaggagggggttctggtggaccaatcacagtacttgcggtccgcgtagaactgacgcgctgttaaaatttttgcgaggtgcacgtcaggctacggataacctacggcgtagagcTTACGGGCGACTAAATCGGGCttaaggctacgtttacacatgggcgctattttcataaacagacatttcaacctctccggtttcatcgtgcacacatgtcagttttcagaaaagtgttcatttacaCGTACCGTGTATATATGCCGCCAAGAGCATGCCAAACCTGTAGGTGGTGGTGTAacgagaagctcaagcccacgtaagcaaATCAGAATCCCGAAAATAGCAACAGCAGCAACGAATCTCTTCCTCTTTTGAACAAAAGTCGCACTTTTGatgtaggtgcgagctctggcgcacATGTGACGTTGGCTGCCCAAACACCACTTGTCTCGGTTTACATACGAACGTGCAAACGACGATTTTCAAAATCTCCACTCTGACaggagtttttagaaaaaatgcGAATTCTCCGTTTGCAGGTAAACGAAAGGCGCAAACAAAGGGAAATGTGATGTCTACGTTTTTCAAAAttaccatgtacgtgtaaacggGGCCTTACTAATATCACATGCGCCACACCaggcattatttttaaccaaaggaGACCTAAGagtattatccaaacattaatgccaaggaAAACCCCTCATACTTAGGAGCGGCAACGTAAAGGTGTTTCTCAGAGGtaatagtacattattttaatcaaaagagatgtaggagtgttatccaaacattattggcaaggAAAGTCTGTTATACTTGGGAGCAGACACGTATTANNNNNNNNNNNNNNNNNNNNNNNNNNNNNNNNNNNNNNNNNNNNNNNNNNNNNNNNNNNNNNNNNNNNNNNNNNNNNNNNNNNNNNNNNNNNNNNNNNNNNNNNNNNNNNNNNNNNNNNNNNNNNNNNNNNNNNNNNNNNNNNNNNNNNNNNNNNNNNNNNNNNNNNNNNNNNNNNNNNNNNNNNNNNNNNNNNNNNNNNNNNNNNNNNNNNNNNNNNNNNNNNNNNNNNNNNNNNNNNNNNNNNNNNNNNNNNNNNNNNNNNNNNNNNNNNNNNNNNNNNNNNNNNNNNNNNNNNNNNNNNNNNNNNNNNNNNNNNNNNNNNNNNNNNNNNNNNNNNNNNNNNNNNNNNNNNNNNNNNNNNNNNNNNNNNNNNNNNNNNNNNNNNNNNNNNNNNNNNNNNNNNNNNNNNNNNNNNNNNNNNNNNNNNNNNNNNNNNNNNNNNNNNNNNNNNNNNNNNNNNNNNNNNNNNNNNNNNNNNNNNNNNNNNNNNNNNNNNNNNACGTTTTCATCTACACACACCGAGGGTCCTCTTACATGGAAGTGgtcattttgtgccaccatgtttctacagaagctcttaatggaCAAGACTCAAACTTTCAACTCTTGGGTTACAAGCCCGACTCTGtataccaggggtctccaacctttttgtgagcaaggactaacacaatggataaaacaatttggagggctacttttttgatatagtctattttattttattttactatatcATTGTTCAAATtttaacatgcataaaataagctaagccaatataaaaaaataataaataaatattaaaataaaggctattaatagaatgtgctttgacAGGTAACTCAGACACTCTGTGCGGGCTGTTGGGATGTTGGCTATCAACAAGAAGGCAACTCCTATGACTAATTGGGAATGGGACGCAAGCGGATTGATCACCCTGTTGCTGGCCGCCTTTGGGGAGGGTGTATAGTGTGAAAGGCTGAAACACCCTAGGAACCAAAGGGACACTACTTATGATGCGCttcccaaaacatttttttttatcaggctcacTGATCATGAACTCTTGGAAGTGCTTCCAAGAAGGATTGTAACACTGTCATGGCTCTGCCATAAGGTCttgtttatatttgtattttgtcatggtggcagagctCTGGCAGTCCCAGGCCttatgtggaggttcatgccttgttttttgTGTGCCCCTGGTGTCTTATCTTGTGACCCCGCCCCGTCGTTTTCCTGCTTATTAGtaatcattgttttttttccca of Misgurnus anguillicaudatus unplaced genomic scaffold, ASM2758022v2 HiC_scaffold_34, whole genome shotgun sequence contains these proteins:
- the LOC141363361 gene encoding RNA 3'-terminal phosphate cyclase-like, with protein sequence MQISLPCALFAQGPSELCLKGGTNAEMAPQIDYTIKVFKPIAERFGVQFDCDLRMRGYYPKGGGEVVVKVNPVKELSPINMTERGTITKIYGRAFVAGVLPFKLAKDMSTAATRTIRKEIKDLYVNIQSLQEKDKACGNGNGIIIIAESSTGCIFAGSSLGKKGVYADKVGIEAAEMLLRNIRHNGCVDEFLQDQLIIFMALANGTSRIRTGPITLHTQTAIHVAEQLTNAKFVVRKAEDEQANNATYIIECHGAGVTNSNL